Below is a genomic region from Pedobacter cryoconitis.
AAAATATTCGCCAAGATGAAAGCCCATATAATCACAAACCTCAAATCCACCAGTTTCCATATCAATTGACAGATATATCCTTTGCTTGCTAGAGCCAGCATGGTAAATCACTCGTTTTTTCGCATCAGAAGTATTTAGCGCACTTAATTTTTGATCATATATATAATTATTTCTCTCTGCCACTTTCTTTCCAAAATCGATAATCATAGCTCTTCGGAGTTCTGTGGAAATATTACGACATTTATCTCTAAATTCATCCCAATTTCCGTCTTTTACCAGTTCATCAGAATAATTAAGATTAGGAAAATACTCCTTGTAGGGGTTCCATCCTGAGAATAGCTTATTACTCTTAAGTTGTAATAGCATCCAATCTTCATGATACTTGAGGTGTAAAACTTCACCCACATGCCTTATATCCACATGTTGCTCAATAATGCCAATTCCATCATCTTCTTCTACCCATAAAGCTGCCACCATAGGTAATGTCCATCCTTGTGCAAGGTTGAAACTAATACAAAAGGTTTTTAGAATACAAGCGACTTTCAATCCCTTTGGGGAAACTTGATTGCCTCCAATATTTATGTATATGAGTGGACAGGCATTTATGAGTTCGACTGATGCACTATCCATAACTTTTGAGGATGCAGCAAGTATACTCTTAAATTTTTGAATTAAAACTCTCTGCTCTAAGTTTTTATGATCAGATTTCACCCACTCGCCAATAGAAGCATAAGTTGTAAGGGGATGGGACAATAGCTGTTTACGATCCGCAATTTTCAAAATCCTAAAACCTTTTGAAAAAAGCGCTATGCAGATAGAGGCAAATTCTAGGACTTCGCTTTCAGTGAGAGGGGATTGTGTTTCTAACGATAATTCATTAAATGTGTATTCCATTTTTACAGCAAGTCATTGAGTAACTTGTCCCACTCATCAAAAAAGCCATTGGGCCATGCACTCAGTCCTCCATCGTCATCCAAATAAATCTGTTCCAACTGCGTATCATTCAAACTATTCTTAGAAAAATAATTGATGGTTATCGCCATGTTATCAATGATTTGTTTTTTTATAGCAACTCTAATTCCATTAACAATATGATCACTATGAGTCTCAATCATTAGCTGTATATTGTTCGCAGCAGCAATAGAAAACAACTGCGCAAGCTTAGATTGTCCAGCAGGATGAAGATGCGTTTCGGGATTTTCTATAACCAACAAATCTCCGGTTTTTGCGGCTAAGATCGCAACTACGATTGGTAATGTATGAGTAATCCCAAATCCAACATTCGATGGTTTGAAGTCCTGACCAGGCACACCGTCCTGATTAATATATCGAAAGAAAAGTTCCACCCTATTAGTAGCTAAGTTTTCTTTAGTTTGTACCTGAATGTTTTCACTAATCCTACCCATCCAGAAATTGACATGATCTATCAATGCTAATGAACGAATTTCAGCAAAAGTAGCAAAAGCTTCAATTTGAACATCTTTATTACCAAATTTCTCTAGGAAATGGGCTGTGAAGCTACCATCCTTACCTAAAGAAGTTTCATTCGACTTGAATCGTGGATAGTCCTCTTTTGGAGATATTCGCTCAGCTGCTAAGTATTGGAAATTGTCATTGAACAAAGAAATCCCCTTAAGATCCTTAATACCAGTGGTAAGTTTTCCTATTATAGAGTTTAAATCCTTATTGTCCGAACTATATTTAACAGTTTGAAAATTCAGCTTTCCATCTAAAAATTTGATTCCAAAATCAATACAGCTATTTTTTTTAGCTTTTGAATAAAATACATCTTTATATGTACCTAAATTCACTAGCGACTGCTCATCACCGAGAAAAATGGTGTCATCATCATCATAGAAATATCTACTAAGATAGGATTGACGGAGCAGGAGCATAGATTGAAGAGCCGAACTCTTCCCTGCTCCATTTGTTCCCGTAAATAGGTTTAGATTCGTACATGGAATTTGAAAGTCTGACAACGACTTGAAGTTTAAAATATCGATTTGTTTAATCACTTTGATATGTTTTTAATTAGGGCTTCAACTTCTTGAAATCTAGCAATTAAGCCCTCCTGAGAATATGCATATTCACTTTCCCAAAATCTGCTTGAGCGAGATATAAAATATTCCATAAATGCGGACTGGAAATCTTTCTTATCCTTGATAATATTCATACGTCTGTGCTGATCTATAATTGAGACACCATAAGTCAAAAGTTCAAATATTATATTGCTATGTCCGAACGTGCGGGTTTTATCAATAAGACTTCTTGTGAAAATTTGGCTTCCAAAAACCTTTTCCAATGTTTCAAAAATGCTCTTTAGATCATCCATAATGGCTGTCTGTCTAAATTTTGGAATGTCGTAAATTCCGGTCATAGCTTGATCTAGAAAATCCCCTATGGTTGGCCGATATTCTAAATAAGATCTGATCTGAAAAGCAACAAAGCGTAGAACTATCTCCCGATCCTCCATTCTATCTGTTTGTCTGTCCGAAAGGATGATCGATTGCCTAAACCAAGGTTGTTCGGCAATAGTCTTTAGGAAGGTAGCTGGCGCCCCGGGATTTATTGCATGTCTAATCTCTTGTAATTCTAATTTTAATGCACTGGTATTAATACTCTTAAATATTTTGTATACTACATTTTTGGGCGTTCCTTTCTCAAGAACATAAGCAAATATTTCATATTCTTCGATATTTCGCTGATAAGCTCTCTCTAGATCATTAAACTGTAAATCCTCCAGCTCTGGTAAATAATCTAAGTTGGAGAGTGCAAATTTACCATTTACAAATTCGTTGATAGCACTTAACCGTTGTAAACCGTCAATAATGAGCCATTTATTATCGTCTGTGCCATCAAAATAAAATGCAGGTATTGGAAGTCTGATAATCATCGATTCAATCAGCCTACTTTTGGTTGGTTGATCCCAAAGACCGGGTCTACGTTGAAACTCCGCATCTAGCAAAAGCTCATTATATTTGATTCGCTTTAATAGTTTGTCAATCGGAAGCGGCTTTTGAGTAATCCTAAAAGGAAGATGAGATTTATCGATAGGTTGACTGATACCTAGTTGCTCGGCAATATTTGAGTTTTCAAGCTCCATAATGTCGTCAGTCATGATTTCAATCTCTCCTATAGCGACAAGATCAAGTTTTTTTTCCCTATCCTCTATACGTTGAAGCTCAGATAGAAAATATTCTCTGTTTTTTTTGTTAGATAGAAAATCAGTAAGTATACTGATTTGAGGTCTTACCAATAAAATGTCATCAAGTGGAATTGTTTGCCCACTCAGGTCATCGTATCTTAAAAGTAAAAATCGTCCATTCTTTTTGTATAAAAGATAATCACCATAAAAGATAAAATTCTGACTAACGATAGTAAAATATTTACGAAAATCCTTTTGACTAATGAACGAACTCGTCCCTGAAAGGAAATCAGCCGCACTAATCAGATTAAAATAGGGTATATCCGTTTTTTTTACTGAAACAAATAGTTTGCGGGGAAGTTGCAGTCCGAAACGTAAGTCAGCTAATTCTTTTAACTTCATATGTCACAAATATAACAACAAATACTATGTCAGCCATAATTGATTCTGCAACCGTCGTGTTTTTGGGTGGCAAATATTTAACACATAATGTTAAACCGAATTAAAATTATACCAATCCCTTCTGAACAAATAAATCTTGTTTATGATTCAGGTCTAGATGATTTAATACTTCTATAAGATTGTCTTTTAAAATGCCACTTTTGTTTCTGGGAACTTGTAATACTGTGCTAGCTCAATATAGTATTCTTCCTCAAACCTATTATTGTATTAAGATGGTTTATTTTAGAACTACTATCTGTTCATATTATAGCGAACCAATCGACTTCAAAGCCCTTTCCAATAATTCTTCTGCTGGTCTGTCAGGATAGAACTTTGTAACATAATGAAGAAACCTTTCTCTTGTATCTGGTCGATCAAACTCCATAGCGGTAAAAATGAGCATTGGCCATCTTTTAGTTTGGTTCATAAAGGCATAGATAGGGAGATAAGGAGGTGCATGCTGAAGGGAATTGCTGACGATTTTTTCATAAAATTCTTTGCTAAAAATACGCTTGAAATCCCTTACCACGTCAAATGCAATTACATTCTTGCAGCCCTGCAAAAGTACATCACCAAAAGCCGGATTTCCTTCATCCCAGAAAAAAGTATGTAGATATTCAATAAACCCCTTTTCCATCATATCGCATAAATCTTTACTGTAGTAGGCATAGGCACTTTTAAAAAGTTCAATCGAGAAATTGTATTTATACTTTTCGATGATAAAGCTGATGACTTCATTTTCCCGTTCAATAATTTGATCTATTGTCGGTGCTTTGCTACCAACCCCAGGGACTGTAAGCAAATAGCGTGATTTTGAGAAAAGTTCAAAATAGTAACTCTTGAAATAGATCGGTTTCCTTTCATAGGTTACCTGAATATATAATGGAAAAGTCAACTGCCCGTGAAAATCCACCTGTTTAAGGCGATCATTTAGGTATGTTTTAAAACTAATTTTCATTTTTTTTTAAAATTTTATTTACGGCTTTTTGCTTCATCTAACGACGTCATTATTTAGCCTGCTCTAATTTTAGATATCAAATCTAATCAAAAGCAATCATTATAGATTCCAGTCTTCACAGTAGGAACAATACAAATGTACTAAATTGTTATGGTGTATTTTAAATTATCATAACAATAATATACCTTTGTTGTGTTGGAACTGTAAATGCCTGCAAATGATGCAGATTAACCTTCTCCAAGAATAGTAATTTATTTTTTAACCTTAATAGTTTTTCAGATGACAGCGATTGAATTGATTACGAAAGAAGACTTAAAAACATTTAGAACGGAATTGCTAAATGACATTAAAGGGCTACTAAAACCGGGGGTGGGCACCCAAAAACAATGGCTGAAAAGCTACGAGGTGAGAAAGTTTCTGAACATTTCACCCGGCACATTACAGACCTTAAGGATTAACGGCACCTTACGTTTTAGTAAAATTGGAGGCATGCTGTACTATAAACTGGAAGACATTCACCGCCTATTGGAAGGAGGGCAGTAGTTACGCAGTTATACTGTTAGGTTGTACAGCCTGGTCTTTTGTCCGCTTGGTTGAGCGTGCCAAAAGACCAGAGAAATAGGAGCCGGGAAACCCGGCGAAGAATGGCACCCTGCCGCTCCTTTCAGGAGACGGCAGGGCATGGAAATCGCAAGCGTAAGGCGAAGCTTTCAGCACGCCATACTATGCGATTTGTAGGAAGCAAGTTTGTGTTTTTGGTACCCAAAAACTCCGTTCAGCCTAAGGGCTGGAACGGCAAACTTGCTTCCTGCTCCCGATGGTCGCCGGAAGGCCGGCAAGACACTTAAAGCATGAGAACTATGATCAGTACTATATCAAAGAGCGGTCAAAATGACCAGCTCAATAAGCCAAAGAAAAGTGCCAAAGGCAGGGGCGGGGCACCTAAGAAGAGGATCAGGCGAGAAGTGCATGTTAAGGTACGACTTAAGACTACAGAACGTTTCCTGATTGAATCCAAAGCTCGGCAGGCGGGCATGCGGATAAGCGACTGGGTTAGGGAAGCCACCCTGAAAGCAAAAGTAGTATCACGGTTGACAGCTGAAGATAGGCGAGTTTTACACATGCTGGCGGGCATGGCAAATAATCTGAACCAATTGACCAAACTGGCACATACCAGTGGTATGCTGACTATTGCGATCAGGTGCGGTTCATTACTGGAAGAAATAGATCAGGCACTTAAATATTTGAACAGCGATGATGGGAAAGATACCTAAAGCGGGCAAAAGTTTTAAAGGTCGCGTAGAGTATTGCGTGCTGAAAAACGATGCGAAAATTCTGGATGCTAATGGCGTAAGAATTGATCAAGTAGCTCATATTACCAGCGATTTTAACATGCAGAGGAAAATGCGGCCAAGTCTCGGGCAGGCAGTTGGACATATTGCGCTGAACTGGAGCCCGGAGGATGCACCAAAGTTGACCGATGAATTGATGGTCAGTATGGCCAAAGAATACTTGCAGAAGATGAATATCACCGATACACAGGTGCTGATGGTCAGGCATCACGATACAAAACATCCACACCTGCATCTTATTTACAACCGTGTTGATAATCAGGGAAACCCGATTAGTGATGCCTATCAGCGGTGGAAAAATGTAAAAGCCAGCAAAGCACTCACCTTAAAGTATGGTTTCCATATGGGTGAAGGAAAGGCAAAGGTCAACCGTCCGCAGCTTAAAGGAGCCGATAAGGTGAAATATGAACTCCACGATAAGATTAAAGCCATATTGCCAAAAGTCATCAGCATGGACGAACTCCAGAAGCAGTTGGGTAAACAAGGAATCGGGATGATGTATAAATACAAGAGTGGAACCGCAGAGGTGCAGGGAGTTAGTTTTACTAAAGGTAAATACCAATTCAAAGGATCGGAAATCGACCGCAGTTTGAGCTATGGAAAAATGATTAAGGTTATAGCAGACCGTATGCAGGCACAGCAAGGGCAATCGCAAAAGGAAAAAAAAGAGCAGTCGAAAAGCCTTGCCGATCAGTTAAGGGAAGTGATAGAATCAACTTACCTAAAGTCCGAACCCGAAACTCACTACCTGCGGGAACAACCGGAAATCAATTACTTGCAGTCAGAATCACAGGCCAATTACATGAACAAAATATTACCTGATCCATTCTTACCGGAAATTCATATTTCGGATGACGTAGACGATGAAGCCATACATGGCCGTAATAGGCAGCGTAAGGAACAAGCTCACACCAATAGGCGGTAACTAAACTGATTAATTTAATCCATAACATTTGAAGTAAGGAGTGAAAATATGAACAATCAACAAACAACTGAAAGAACAATAATAGATGAAGTAGTTGAAAACCTGATTAAAAGAACAGAGTTACTCGAAAAGGAGCAGTTAGTAAAGAATGAAGCACTATTTGCAAAGGAAAATGAGACACAGGTTTTATTGGCTGCCTTTGAAGACAGGTTTGGTAACATCACTATTGAAGCTTCAAAACCGGATATGTCCGTCGTGAGGGATGAATTACACAAAGGTTTGGCTGGTATCAATGAAACATTGGAAAAATGGTCGAGACCGCTTAAAAAGGAATATCATTTTTCACTATTTCCTGAACAGCTTAGAAGCGTGGAATATGTAAGAGCAGTTTTAACAAGAGTAATCTTGGGTGTTATTAGTTTGGTCTTTTTGATTTTTACTTATTTGCTAATGGATAAACATATCCAATAAAGATATTTATCTGATAATTTAATAACATTAAGTAGGCCTATTTTTATGCGATAGGCCTATTTAATATTAATCCTTATTTGAAACTATTTTCTTGGGATTTGAATTAAGTTGTTCTTGTATGCTGTTTAGTTGCTTTTGTAATTTCTGGTTTATTTCATTTTGAGCCTGCTGCTTTTCATCAAGTCTAATAATTTGCTGCTCTTTTTCAATCAGATACAAAGTTAATTCCTCTATTTTTTTAGTCAAAAGTTTATTTATTTCTCCCAGATTTAATCCATCTCTGATCAATGTCTTTTCCGAAGGGATGTCTGGTAAATGCTGGTTCTGATCAATAAATTTTTTTACTTCGTTCAGCGTTGGAAGTTGATAATCTGGTTTCAAGACATAATCGGACCATCCATCTAAGTCTACTCTTACTTCTCTGGAGTGGATAGTTCCATTTACATCAAGCCTCTCTTTCGGATTAGTAACTCCTATTCCGATATTTCCACCATAAGGGTTTAAAGCTAGATTTCTCCATCCTAGACCATGTCTTGCTGCGGAGATAATTGCTGCATCAACGTTATTATCATATCCCATCATTAAGTGGTTTGCTATATCTGTGCTATTACTAATTACAAGCTGGGCTGGTACATTGGGGGCCTCAAGAATCTGTTTACCATTTATATGTAATGCTCCGATAGGATTGACTGTTCCCAGGCCTGCATTGCCTGTATGTCGAATCATAAATAACGGATTACCATTGTTATTAGAGATATATACTCCTGAAGTTCCTGATGTTAAATATGCTGGAGACGAATCACCAAATTTGATGTTATTTGTATAAGTTGAAGAGTTAATACTTACGTCAAGTTTTGCCGCAGGGTTTGTGGTGCCAATTCCTACATCACCTTCAGGAAGAATTTTATTGGATTGAGCATACGAATAATGCCCCATTATAATTATAAACGAGATCAGAAGTTTTTTTTTCATGGCGTTAATTTATTTTTTGATTAATTCATTAGCTAAAATACCGTGTTTGATTTAGCTTTTTGGGAAAATAATGCTATTAATCTTTTTCTCTCGTTACGAACATGGGGGGAACTGAAAGACTAAAAAAGTGCTTATTTGAATATCGAGGAATTGTCAGGTTGATCACTCCCGTTCTTATGTTATCCCAAATTTTAGAGTTTGAGATTTTATTTTTTACTCTTCCCCTCTAGCTCTAGAATATACTTTCGCTGAGTTGTCAATAATTCTTCTTTGTTATCAATTACTTGTTTTTGCAATTCGATTTTATCTATAAGTGTTCGCAAAGCTTCTTCATGTATTCTTTTTTCAGCTTCCAAAAGCGTCTTTAATGGCTCAATAGAATGATAATACTCTAATAGATTTTCTTGTAACAGGCCTGACAACTTAATTAGCCGAGAAGGATAAATATCATCAAGCTTCAATACTTTATCAAAAGCAGATTCTGACAGACCAATATAAGCGGCAGCTTCTCTGTTTAAAATATTTTTACTTCTAAGCTTTAATCTAAGATATTCACCGATTGAATCATTCATTTACAAATTTTCTTAAAGCTTACGGATATTAACGTACGTTTATCTACCTAAATACGGTAGTCTATCTATTAAAATTTGGAGCATTCAATTTTAATTAGTACATTAGGCTATGATTAAATATATGACAAGCAGTTAGATAAGGTAATATTTATCTATTTTTTTAATGAGTCTTGCGGCAAACTTTCTGAAGCCGTTAACGCAAGACAGCAGTTAACCCATGATCTATGTGTAGATATGCTATATTTGCATGTCGAGATAGATTTGGGGTCTGCTGTAATTCCGTGTTAACATAAGGCTTCAGAAACTTTAATTGCCACGGTTGGCAGATCCCAAATTTATCAATCCAACCTCCAAGACTCATTTATAGTGTAACCAACTAAAATGAGTATATATGGAAATATCAGTCTTATCCCCGACAGATGAACATCCTTTCTATTTTAAGATATTCGTCAAATCACTAATTCAAAAATTCTTACCTCAACAAGTTTTCTGCTTTGCAAAAAAGAGTTTATTAAAGCAATCACATGGCTGTTTTATCGATTCTGGAAATGACTATGATAGTCATTACTGCTTATTGATCGTAACGGAAACTACTACACGAATTGATCACGAGATACAGGAATTTGCTAATGTTCATTACAAGCATGGTGTAATTACTATTCTTTGCCACGGAAAAGAAACTATCCTGGAAGCCATGAAGGCCAATAACAGGTTCTTCATTACGGTTTTTAATACCGGACATTTAGTATACAGCCATGACGGTATGACCGGGCCAGATTTCCCGGTCAGGTTTATCCCTACACAAGCCGGGATAAAAGCTAAAAAACAGCTACAGCATCGAACGCCATTAATTGAGGGTTTTCTTACTGGCGCATATCAATGTTTGATCAATAGGCAATATAATATATGCACTTTCATGCTTCACCAGACTGTAGAACAATGTTGTATTGTGCTGATTAGAGTGCATATCGCATACCGTTCAGAGATTCATAATTTAAAACGTCTTTTAAACCTCTGTAAATGCTTTTCCAGCAAACCTTTTAAAACATTACTATCAGGAACCTCTGAGGATGAAAGACTATTTGAAATTTTGATTAAAAGCTATTCGGAAGCACGTTATGGTGATCATTTCTCTGTTATAGCTGAAGATGCACGGCAGTTGTATGATAAGGTTACCGCTTTTGTAAGCCTTGTCAAGGCTATGTGTAAAGCGAAAATCCAGCAACTGGAAAACGAGGCCGCTTTATATAAAAGCGTAATGCAGGAAAGTGAGGTTATACATGGATAATCCGGGTATAGAAGTTTCACCTTGCAATAAGCATTTCTTAATGCTCCCTTTTGAAAAAGGAACCAGAATCCTGCTACGTCAAACAGTTGATCGGTATGCAAATTTAGATTCATTGCATTTACCTAATAGTAAAGATCAGGTGCGTGTAATCTCTTATAAGGGTGGAATCTTATTACTGGTGGTAACAGTTCCAGAGGCAATAGAACAACGCGTATCAATCAAGGTTACAGAAGGCTTCCTACTTGTCAGTTGTAGTTCACATCAGGGTGAAAAATATCTCAGCTATTATGCCAGTTTATCGCTGAACTACCTGCTGTGCAGGGGTGATTCGGCAGATTTCCAAGAATTTTATTAAAAGCCACCCGTTATGAAAATTAAGAAAATTAAAAAACAATTGAACTATCAGCCTAGTGGCCTGACAGCCGATCAAATGGAAAATCCATTACGATTGATGTCTTATTTTTTTGCAGACTTCCCCATCCATGAGACAAGAGACAATTTATGGGAACTATACAAAGCCTGGATTTATCATTCCGCAGCATATAGAGATGAAGACTTAACAAAAAATATGATGTGCTTTTATACCCAGTTCCTGGAAATGGTCAATGCCTGTTATGTCTATGCTGAAATGACAAAACCTAAAAAATGATTGATGAAACGAATTAACAAGCAACAAATCATAGTCCCTTTAGAATTTAGCGTGGCATGTGCGATATATAAAGTGGAGATGGTGGAAGTATTACAGGTTTTCGCCGACCATGTAACCCTATATGATACCATGCGTGAGGATTATTGTGAAGGGTTTTCAGAGGCCACCAGAACCGTTGGTTCTTATGTAAGGGCAAAAAGGAAACGGCCTGTGGAAAGTAAAGCTATGAAGAATTGCGGCGCATTACTCATATCCTGTCTATCAAATATTAAAGTATTGGCCACAAAAAAGGCTGGCATGACCGTTGTTAAAAGAGAGAAAACCCGCCCTCTTGTCAACATGATTTTTGAAGCAATGGAACGGGTATATACCATTTCAGACACCTTATACCTTGATGAATATTCCGCTATCAAACTGAACAAAGATTTTTGCGTACTCTGTGAAGCTCATAATTGTTATCCCAAGGAATTTCTGGAATATTTTATGGGCAGAATTTCAGCAGCAGATGCCCATGCCCATAAAGGGTTAAAGATCAACTATGATAATTTTACTTTCTCTTTGTTCTCCAATATAGCAGAAGGTTTTGGAGGAAATGAGCCGAAAGCCTATCGATTAACAGAACCCGAACTCAATTTCTTTGGGAGAATGGAGGAATTACATTTAGGACTCTACATCATACGTGATCTGGAGGAACGCATAAATATTTTAAGAGAGATTTACCTCGCACACTATCTGGCTACCACTCAAAACTAAACTCACCTTTATGGAAACAGCAATTAACGTTACCCTACCAGAAGACTTTGACATACTTTGTAGTATTTACCAGATCAAACCAGAGGTGTTTATACAGCAATTCATCAATCAGGTTTCTTTTCCTTCTTATTTTAGTAATCCGACTGGAAGCGATTGCTGGGCAACCCTCTGCTTCCTCAATTTCATAGATGTGGAGAGTCCAAAATTTCAGGTGAATGAAGATTTGGAAATTCACTACCTAAATTTATTCAAAAAAGCGATCAGGTACAACCTTGTTACTAGCCCAGAGGACAAAGTTAAAGCTGTAAATAGTGGAAGAAAAGTTATCAGGCATTGGTTAAAAGCAGTATTAGCCGAACGCACCAAATATATAACTGATAGTTTATGATTTGCTTTCATCTTATAAATTAAACAGTCAAAATGGCTCCTAAGAGAACGAGAGAATGACCCTAATGATGTAAGTTGGTTTGGGATAATTTATTTCTTTTGGAGTTGTTTGTTAAATCAATTGTGATAAATTTTAGTTACATTGAAAATAATTATCCATTTAGATCATTGTATATTTAATTTAACTGCTTATGTCTTCCTTTAAATCGATTCTAAGTCTTAGTAGTGTACATGAGGCATCAACGCCGACAAATTCCAAAACGTATAACCTAATGCACAGTGAGTTTAGCTTGAACCAATCTTTGCAAGGTGACGGAAAAGCTGTTGGTTTAGTAGAAGGAGGGACGATAATTTTGCACTTTGATCACTTTGCAGATCAGAATATAACAAAATGGGCATTTGGACACCGTGAGCGAAAAAACGGCCTGCTATCTTATTTGGATATTACAGG
It encodes:
- a CDS encoding relaxase/mobilization nuclease domain-containing protein, which gives rise to MMGKIPKAGKSFKGRVEYCVLKNDAKILDANGVRIDQVAHITSDFNMQRKMRPSLGQAVGHIALNWSPEDAPKLTDELMVSMAKEYLQKMNITDTQVLMVRHHDTKHPHLHLIYNRVDNQGNPISDAYQRWKNVKASKALTLKYGFHMGEGKAKVNRPQLKGADKVKYELHDKIKAILPKVISMDELQKQLGKQGIGMMYKYKSGTAEVQGVSFTKGKYQFKGSEIDRSLSYGKMIKVIADRMQAQQGQSQKEKKEQSKSLADQLREVIESTYLKSEPETHYLREQPEINYLQSESQANYMNKILPDPFLPEIHISDDVDDEAIHGRNRQRKEQAHTNRR
- the tssD gene encoding type VI secretion system tube protein TssD encodes the protein MSSFKSILSLSSVHEASTPTNSKTYNLMHSEFSLNQSLQGDGKAVGLVEGGTIILHFDHFADQNITKWAFGHRERKNGLLSYLDITGIAFNKIAFKDACCVACHLSYSKFGNDNIVTTLVIQANEIELNGVVHKNEWK
- a CDS encoding HEPN domain-containing protein translates to MEISVLSPTDEHPFYFKIFVKSLIQKFLPQQVFCFAKKSLLKQSHGCFIDSGNDYDSHYCLLIVTETTTRIDHEIQEFANVHYKHGVITILCHGKETILEAMKANNRFFITVFNTGHLVYSHDGMTGPDFPVRFIPTQAGIKAKKQLQHRTPLIEGFLTGAYQCLINRQYNICTFMLHQTVEQCCIVLIRVHIAYRSEIHNLKRLLNLCKCFSSKPFKTLLSGTSEDERLFEILIKSYSEARYGDHFSVIAEDARQLYDKVTAFVSLVKAMCKAKIQQLENEAALYKSVMQESEVIHG
- a CDS encoding helix-turn-helix domain-containing protein, whose protein sequence is MTAIELITKEDLKTFRTELLNDIKGLLKPGVGTQKQWLKSYEVRKFLNISPGTLQTLRINGTLRFSKIGGMLYYKLEDIHRLLEGGQ
- a CDS encoding DUF262 domain-containing protein, which gives rise to MKLKELADLRFGLQLPRKLFVSVKKTDIPYFNLISAADFLSGTSSFISQKDFRKYFTIVSQNFIFYGDYLLYKKNGRFLLLRYDDLSGQTIPLDDILLVRPQISILTDFLSNKKNREYFLSELQRIEDREKKLDLVAIGEIEIMTDDIMELENSNIAEQLGISQPIDKSHLPFRITQKPLPIDKLLKRIKYNELLLDAEFQRRPGLWDQPTKSRLIESMIIRLPIPAFYFDGTDDNKWLIIDGLQRLSAINEFVNGKFALSNLDYLPELEDLQFNDLERAYQRNIEEYEIFAYVLEKGTPKNVVYKIFKSINTSALKLELQEIRHAINPGAPATFLKTIAEQPWFRQSIILSDRQTDRMEDREIVLRFVAFQIRSYLEYRPTIGDFLDQAMTGIYDIPKFRQTAIMDDLKSIFETLEKVFGSQIFTRSLIDKTRTFGHSNIIFELLTYGVSIIDQHRRMNIIKDKKDFQSAFMEYFISRSSRFWESEYAYSQEGLIARFQEVEALIKNISK
- a CDS encoding DUF3696 domain-containing protein, which codes for MIKQIDILNFKSLSDFQIPCTNLNLFTGTNGAGKSSALQSMLLLRQSYLSRYFYDDDDTIFLGDEQSLVNLGTYKDVFYSKAKKNSCIDFGIKFLDGKLNFQTVKYSSDNKDLNSIIGKLTTGIKDLKGISLFNDNFQYLAAERISPKEDYPRFKSNETSLGKDGSFTAHFLEKFGNKDVQIEAFATFAEIRSLALIDHVNFWMGRISENIQVQTKENLATNRVELFFRYINQDGVPGQDFKPSNVGFGITHTLPIVVAILAAKTGDLLVIENPETHLHPAGQSKLAQLFSIAAANNIQLMIETHSDHIVNGIRVAIKKQIIDNMAITINYFSKNSLNDTQLEQIYLDDDGGLSAWPNGFFDEWDKLLNDLL
- a CDS encoding plasmid mobilization protein, yielding MRTMISTISKSGQNDQLNKPKKSAKGRGGAPKKRIRREVHVKVRLKTTERFLIESKARQAGMRISDWVREATLKAKVVSRLTAEDRRVLHMLAGMANNLNQLTKLAHTSGMLTIAIRCGSLLEEIDQALKYLNSDDGKDT